Part of the Patescibacteria group bacterium genome, TGTTTTGATTGGTTTTGTGGTGTTGGCGATTGTTGTTTCTCTATTTTTATTTTTTGGCAGTGGTTCCTCATCGTATAATGAAAAAATAATCCCCCCTATGCCCGCCGCAGGAGTTGGAGACCCTAATTTTAGACCATGATAATCAACCGAGCAATAAAACAAGAACGCGGATTTACACTCATTGAACTTCTGGTGATTATTGCCATCATCGGCATTTTATCAAGTGTTGTATTGGCGAGTCTTAACACTGCCCGGACAAAAGCAAGAGATGCGAAACGTATCTCAGAAGTTCGACAAATTCAAACTGCTCTGGCGCTTTATTATGACACGTATGGTCAATATCCCGCTTCGGCGGAGTGTGGAGCTACAACACCTAATATAGACTGGTCAAATAGTGTACACCTGAATTCAACCTTGAAGTGCAACACTCCATACTTCTAATGGGGTCTTCCAGTCGAGGCGTTTCCTCGGACGATTGTTAATTTCACTTTCAACATAT contains:
- a CDS encoding type II secretion system GspH family protein, translating into MIINRAIKQERGFTLIELLVIIAIIGILSSVVLASLNTARTKARDAKRISEVRQIQTALALYYDTYGQYPASAECGATTPNIDWSNSVHLNSTLKCNTPYF